One Rhinolophus sinicus isolate RSC01 linkage group LG06, ASM3656204v1, whole genome shotgun sequence DNA window includes the following coding sequences:
- the LOC109439912 gene encoding tripartite motif-containing protein 5 isoform X3, whose product MSLFVVNSVGQGSEQRSLRIGTGRSRGAAVMASGIVLHIQEELTCPICLGLLTEPLSLECGHSFCKACITADNKEPVIAQKEERLCPVCRFSYHPGDLRPNRTVANIVERLREVKVSPEEGQKRDLCVRHGEKLQLFCKEDGKVICWLCERSQEHRGHHTLLMEEVAQEYQKKLGAALERLKREQKKTEMYKNYIRKEGASWKTQIQNEIQSFQNCIKRLKDILDIEEQKELQKLKKTEENVLRTLAESEEELVQQSKLVSDLMSALEHRLQGSAIGMVQPCRSL is encoded by the exons ACAGGGATCTGAGCAGAGGAGCCTCAGAATCGGGACAGGTAGGAGCAGGGGAGCAGCTGTGATGGCTTCAGGAATCGTGCTGCACATACAGGAGGAGCTCACCTGCCCCATCTGCCTGGGGCTCCTGACAGAACCCCTGAGCCTGGAGTGTGGCCACAGCTTCTGCAAAGCTTGCATCACTGCAGACAACAAGGAGCCTGTGATCGCCCAAAAAGAAGAGCGCCTCTGCCCAGTGTGCAGGTTCTCCTACCACCCTGGTGACCTGCGACCTAATCGGACTGTAGCCAACATAGTGGAGAGGCTTAGGGAGGTCAAGGTGAGCCCAGAGGAGGGGCAGAAGAGAGATCTCTGTGTGCGCCATGGAGAGAAACTCCAGCTCTTCTGTAAGGAAGATGGGAAGGTCATTTGCTGGCTTTGCGAGCGGTCTCAGGAGCACCGTGGTCACCACACGCTCCTCATGGAGGAGGTTGCCCAGGAGTACCAA AAGAAGCTCGGGGCAGCTCTGGAGAGGCTGAAGAGGGAGCAGAAGAAAACTGAGATGTATAAAAATTACATCAGAAAAGAGGGAGCTTCCTGGAAG ACTCAAATACAAAATGAGATACAAAGTTTCCAGAATTGCATTAAACGGCTGAAGGATATCCTGGACATTGAGGAGCAGAAGGAGCTGCAAAAACTGAAGAAGACCGAGGAAAATGTTCTCCGTACCCTGGCAGAGTCTGAGGAGGAGCTGGTCCAGCAGAGCAAACTTGTGAGCGATCTCATGTCAGCTCTGGAGCATCGGTTGCAGGGGTCCGCCATAGGGATGGTGCAG